From Ailuropoda melanoleuca isolate Jingjing chromosome 17, ASM200744v2, whole genome shotgun sequence, the proteins below share one genomic window:
- the VLDLR gene encoding very low-density lipoprotein receptor isoform X3, whose amino-acid sequence MGTSARWALWLLLALCWAPRESRATEAGRKAKCEPSQFQCTNGRCIMLLWKCDGEEDCADGSDEKNCVKKTCAESDFVCNNGQCIPNRWQCDGDPDCEDGSDENPEECRNITCSPDEFTCSSGRCISRNFVCNGQDDCGDGSDELDCAPPTCRTHEFQCSNSSCIPLSWVCDDEADCANQSDESLEQCGHQPVMDTKCPASETQCGSGECIHKKWRCDGDHDCKDGSDEVNCPSKTCRPDQFGCEDGSCIHSSRRCNGIRDCVDRSDEVNCKNVNQCLGPGKFKCRSGECIDIGKVCNQEQDCRDWSDEPLKECHVNECLVNNGGCSHICKDLVIGYECDCAAGFELIDKKTCGDIDECQNPGICSQICINLKGGYKCECSRGYQMDLATGVCKAVGKEPSLIFTNRRDIRKIDLERKEYIQLVEQLRNTVALDADIAAQKLFWADLSQKAIFSASIDDKVGRHVKIIDNVYNPAAIAVDWVYKTIYWTDVASKTISVATLDGTKRKFLFNSGLREPASIAVDPLSGFVYWSDWGEPAKIEKAGMNGFDRQPLVTEDIQWPNGITLDLIKSRLYWLDSKLHMLSSVDLNGQDRRIVLKSQEFLAHPLALTIFEDRVYWIDGENEAVYGANKFTGSELVTLVNNLNDAQDIIVYHELVQPSGKNWCEEDMPNGGCEYLCLPAPQINDHSPKYNCSCPNGYSLEENGRECHSTATPVTYSETKGIHATEIAPTSGLVPGGINVTTEVSEATVPPKGTSAAWAILPLLLLAMAAVGCYLMWRNWQHKNMKSMNFDNPVYLKTTEEDLSIDIGRHSASVGHTYPAISVVSTDDDLA is encoded by the exons ATGGGCACGTCCGCGCGCTGGGCGCTCTGGCTGCTGCTCGCGCTGTGCTGGGCGCCCCGGGAAAGCCGCGCCACCGAAGCGG GAAGAAAAGCCAAATGTGAACCCTCCCAATTCCAGTGCACAAACGGCCGCTGTATTATGTTGCTGTGGAAATGCGACGGGGAAGAAGACTGCGCTGACGGCAGTGACGAAAAGAACTGTG TAAAGAAGACGTGCGCCGAGTCTGACTTTGTGTGCAACAATGGCCAGTGCATCCCCAACCGGTGGCAGTGTGACGGCGATCCTGACTGTGAAGACGGCTCTGACGAAAACCCAGAAGAGTGCC GCAATATCACGTGCAGCCCCGATGAGTTCACCTGCTCCAGCGGCCGCTGCATCTCCAGGAATTTCGTCTGCAACGGCCAGGACGACTGCGGCGACGGCAGCGACGAGCTGGACTGTGCGCCCCCAACGTGCCGTACGCACGAGTTCCAGTGCAGCAACTCGTCCTGCATCCCCCTCAGCTGGGTGTGCGACGACGAAGCCGACTGCGCCAACCAGTCGGACGAGTCCCTGGAGCAGTGCGGCCACCAGCCTGTGATGGACACCAAGTGCCCGGCCAGCGAGACCCAGTGCGGCTCCGGGGAGTGCATCCACAAGAAGTGGCGCTGCGACGGAGACCACGACTGCAAAGACGGCAGCGACGAGGTCAACTGTC CTTCAAAAACCTGCCGCCCTGACCAGTTTGGGTGTGAGGACGGCAGCTGCATTCACAGCAGCAGGCGGTGCAATGGTATCCGGGACTGTGTGGACCGCTCGGATGAAGTCAACTGCAAAAACG tCAATCAGTGCTTGGGCCCTGGCAAGTTCAAGTGCAGAAGTGGGGAGTGCATAGATATCGGTAAAGTATGTAACCAGGAGCAGGACTGCAGGGACTGGAGTGACGAGCCCCTGAAAGAATGTC ATGTAAATGAATGCTTGGTTAATAATGGTGGCTGTtctcacatctgcaaagacctagTTATAGGCTACGAATGTGACTGCGCAGCTGGGTTTGAACTGATAGATAAGAAAACCTGTGGAG ATATTGACGAATGCCAAAATCCGGGAATCTGCAGCCAAATTTGTATCAACTTAAAAGGCGGTTACAAGTGTGAATGTAGTCGGGGCTATCAGATGGATCTTGCCACTGGCGTGTGCAAGGCAGTAG GCAAAGAGCCAAGTTTGATCTTCACGAATCGAAGAGACATCCGGAAGATTGACTTGGAGAGGAAGGAATATATCCAACTCGTTGAACAGCTAAGAAATACTGTAGCTCTTGATGCGGACATTGCTGCTCAGAAGCTGTTCTGGGCTGATCTCAGTCAGAAGGCCATCTTTAG TGCCTCAATTGATGACAAGGTTGGTAGACATGTTAAAATTATCGACAATGTCTATAATCCTGCAGCCATTGCTGTTGATTGGGTGTACAAGACCATCTACTGGACTGATGTGGCTTCTAAGACTATTTCAGTAGCTACCCTTGATGGGACCAAGAGGAAGTTCCTGTTCAACTCTGGCTTGCGGGAGCCTGCCTCCATAGCTGTGGACCCCCTGTCTGG CTTTGTGTACTGGTCAGACTGGGGAGAACCAGCTAAAATAGAAAAAGCAGGAATGAATGGATTTGATAGGCAGCCCCTGGTGACAGAGGACATCCAATGGCCTAACGGAATTACACTCG ACCTCATCAAGAGTCGTCTCTACTGGCTTGACTCCAAGTTGCACATGCTGTCCAGTGTAGACCTGAATGGCCAAGATCGCAGGATTGTCCTCAAGTCTCAGGAGTTCCTAGCTCACCCTCTCGCGCTGACCATATTTGAG GATCGCGTCTACTGGATagatggggaaaatgaagcaGTCTACGGTGCCAATAAATTCACTGGGTCAGAGCTGGTCACTCTGGTCAACAACTTGAATGATGCCCAAGACATCATTGTCTATCACGAACTCGTCCAGCCGTCAG GTAAAAACTGGTGCGAAGAAGACATGCCGAACGGAGGCTGTGAATACCTGTGTCTGCCAGCACCACAAATTAATGATCATTCCCCAAAATACAACTGTTCCTGTCCCAATGGGTACAGTCTGGAGGAGAACGGCCGGGAGTGCCACA GTACTGCAACTCCTGTGACTTACAGTGAGACAAAAGGTATCCACGCAACAGAAATTGCACCAACTAGTGGACTAGTTCCTGGAG GGATCAATGTGACCACAGAGGTATCAGAGGCCACTGTTCCCCCCAAGGGCACTTCTGCTGCCTGGGCCATCCTTCCTCTCC
- the VLDLR gene encoding very low-density lipoprotein receptor isoform X4, which translates to MGTSARWALWLLLALCWAPRESRATEAGRKAKCEPSQFQCTNGRCIMLLWKCDGEEDCADGSDEKNCVKKTCAESDFVCNNGQCIPNRWQCDGDPDCEDGSDENPEECRNITCSPDEFTCSSGRCISRNFVCNGQDDCGDGSDELDCAPPTCRTHEFQCSNSSCIPLSWVCDDEADCANQSDESLEQCGHQPVMDTKCPASETQCGSGECIHKKWRCDGDHDCKDGSDEVNCPSKTCRPDQFGCEDGSCIHSSRRCNGIRDCVDRSDEVNCKNVNQCLGPGKFKCRSGECIDIGKVCNQEQDCRDWSDEPLKECHVNECLVNNGGCSHICKDLVIGYECDCAAGFELIDKKTCGDIDECQNPGICSQICINLKGGYKCECSRGYQMDLATGVCKAVGKEPSLIFTNRRDIRKIDLERKEYIQLVEQLRNTVALDADIAAQKLFWADLSQKAIFSASIDDKVGRHVKIIDNVYNPAAIAVDWVYKTIYWTDVASKTISVATLDGTKRKFLFNSGLREPASIAVDPLSGFVYWSDWGEPAKIEKAGMNGFDRQPLVTEDIQWPNGITLDLIKSRLYWLDSKLHMLSSVDLNGQDRRIVLKSQEFLAHPLALTIFEDRVYWIDGENEAVYGANKFTGSELVTLVNNLNDAQDIIVYHELVQPSGKNWCEEDMPNGGCEYLCLPAPQINDHSPKYNCSCPNGYSLEENGRECHRINVTTEVSEATVPPKGTSAAWAILPLLLLAMAAVGCYLMWRNWQHKNMKSMNFDNPVYLKTTEEDLSIDIGRHSASVGHTYPAISVVSTDDDLA; encoded by the exons ATGGGCACGTCCGCGCGCTGGGCGCTCTGGCTGCTGCTCGCGCTGTGCTGGGCGCCCCGGGAAAGCCGCGCCACCGAAGCGG GAAGAAAAGCCAAATGTGAACCCTCCCAATTCCAGTGCACAAACGGCCGCTGTATTATGTTGCTGTGGAAATGCGACGGGGAAGAAGACTGCGCTGACGGCAGTGACGAAAAGAACTGTG TAAAGAAGACGTGCGCCGAGTCTGACTTTGTGTGCAACAATGGCCAGTGCATCCCCAACCGGTGGCAGTGTGACGGCGATCCTGACTGTGAAGACGGCTCTGACGAAAACCCAGAAGAGTGCC GCAATATCACGTGCAGCCCCGATGAGTTCACCTGCTCCAGCGGCCGCTGCATCTCCAGGAATTTCGTCTGCAACGGCCAGGACGACTGCGGCGACGGCAGCGACGAGCTGGACTGTGCGCCCCCAACGTGCCGTACGCACGAGTTCCAGTGCAGCAACTCGTCCTGCATCCCCCTCAGCTGGGTGTGCGACGACGAAGCCGACTGCGCCAACCAGTCGGACGAGTCCCTGGAGCAGTGCGGCCACCAGCCTGTGATGGACACCAAGTGCCCGGCCAGCGAGACCCAGTGCGGCTCCGGGGAGTGCATCCACAAGAAGTGGCGCTGCGACGGAGACCACGACTGCAAAGACGGCAGCGACGAGGTCAACTGTC CTTCAAAAACCTGCCGCCCTGACCAGTTTGGGTGTGAGGACGGCAGCTGCATTCACAGCAGCAGGCGGTGCAATGGTATCCGGGACTGTGTGGACCGCTCGGATGAAGTCAACTGCAAAAACG tCAATCAGTGCTTGGGCCCTGGCAAGTTCAAGTGCAGAAGTGGGGAGTGCATAGATATCGGTAAAGTATGTAACCAGGAGCAGGACTGCAGGGACTGGAGTGACGAGCCCCTGAAAGAATGTC ATGTAAATGAATGCTTGGTTAATAATGGTGGCTGTtctcacatctgcaaagacctagTTATAGGCTACGAATGTGACTGCGCAGCTGGGTTTGAACTGATAGATAAGAAAACCTGTGGAG ATATTGACGAATGCCAAAATCCGGGAATCTGCAGCCAAATTTGTATCAACTTAAAAGGCGGTTACAAGTGTGAATGTAGTCGGGGCTATCAGATGGATCTTGCCACTGGCGTGTGCAAGGCAGTAG GCAAAGAGCCAAGTTTGATCTTCACGAATCGAAGAGACATCCGGAAGATTGACTTGGAGAGGAAGGAATATATCCAACTCGTTGAACAGCTAAGAAATACTGTAGCTCTTGATGCGGACATTGCTGCTCAGAAGCTGTTCTGGGCTGATCTCAGTCAGAAGGCCATCTTTAG TGCCTCAATTGATGACAAGGTTGGTAGACATGTTAAAATTATCGACAATGTCTATAATCCTGCAGCCATTGCTGTTGATTGGGTGTACAAGACCATCTACTGGACTGATGTGGCTTCTAAGACTATTTCAGTAGCTACCCTTGATGGGACCAAGAGGAAGTTCCTGTTCAACTCTGGCTTGCGGGAGCCTGCCTCCATAGCTGTGGACCCCCTGTCTGG CTTTGTGTACTGGTCAGACTGGGGAGAACCAGCTAAAATAGAAAAAGCAGGAATGAATGGATTTGATAGGCAGCCCCTGGTGACAGAGGACATCCAATGGCCTAACGGAATTACACTCG ACCTCATCAAGAGTCGTCTCTACTGGCTTGACTCCAAGTTGCACATGCTGTCCAGTGTAGACCTGAATGGCCAAGATCGCAGGATTGTCCTCAAGTCTCAGGAGTTCCTAGCTCACCCTCTCGCGCTGACCATATTTGAG GATCGCGTCTACTGGATagatggggaaaatgaagcaGTCTACGGTGCCAATAAATTCACTGGGTCAGAGCTGGTCACTCTGGTCAACAACTTGAATGATGCCCAAGACATCATTGTCTATCACGAACTCGTCCAGCCGTCAG GTAAAAACTGGTGCGAAGAAGACATGCCGAACGGAGGCTGTGAATACCTGTGTCTGCCAGCACCACAAATTAATGATCATTCCCCAAAATACAACTGTTCCTGTCCCAATGGGTACAGTCTGGAGGAGAACGGCCGGGAGTGCCACA GGATCAATGTGACCACAGAGGTATCAGAGGCCACTGTTCCCCCCAAGGGCACTTCTGCTGCCTGGGCCATCCTTCCTCTCC
- the VLDLR gene encoding very low-density lipoprotein receptor isoform X1 — MGTSARWALWLLLALCWAPRESRATEAGRKAKCEPSQFQCTNGRCIMLLWKCDGEEDCADGSDEKNCVKKTCAESDFVCNNGQCIPNRWQCDGDPDCEDGSDENPEECHMRACRRNEMSCGARSAHCIPVSWKCDGENDCDSGKDEENCGNITCSPDEFTCSSGRCISRNFVCNGQDDCGDGSDELDCAPPTCRTHEFQCSNSSCIPLSWVCDDEADCANQSDESLEQCGHQPVMDTKCPASETQCGSGECIHKKWRCDGDHDCKDGSDEVNCPSKTCRPDQFGCEDGSCIHSSRRCNGIRDCVDRSDEVNCKNVNQCLGPGKFKCRSGECIDIGKVCNQEQDCRDWSDEPLKECHVNECLVNNGGCSHICKDLVIGYECDCAAGFELIDKKTCGDIDECQNPGICSQICINLKGGYKCECSRGYQMDLATGVCKAVGKEPSLIFTNRRDIRKIDLERKEYIQLVEQLRNTVALDADIAAQKLFWADLSQKAIFSASIDDKVGRHVKIIDNVYNPAAIAVDWVYKTIYWTDVASKTISVATLDGTKRKFLFNSGLREPASIAVDPLSGFVYWSDWGEPAKIEKAGMNGFDRQPLVTEDIQWPNGITLDLIKSRLYWLDSKLHMLSSVDLNGQDRRIVLKSQEFLAHPLALTIFEDRVYWIDGENEAVYGANKFTGSELVTLVNNLNDAQDIIVYHELVQPSGKNWCEEDMPNGGCEYLCLPAPQINDHSPKYNCSCPNGYSLEENGRECHSTATPVTYSETKGIHATEIAPTSGLVPGGINVTTEVSEATVPPKGTSAAWAILPLLLLAMAAVGCYLMWRNWQHKNMKSMNFDNPVYLKTTEEDLSIDIGRHSASVGHTYPAISVVSTDDDLA, encoded by the exons ATGGGCACGTCCGCGCGCTGGGCGCTCTGGCTGCTGCTCGCGCTGTGCTGGGCGCCCCGGGAAAGCCGCGCCACCGAAGCGG GAAGAAAAGCCAAATGTGAACCCTCCCAATTCCAGTGCACAAACGGCCGCTGTATTATGTTGCTGTGGAAATGCGACGGGGAAGAAGACTGCGCTGACGGCAGTGACGAAAAGAACTGTG TAAAGAAGACGTGCGCCGAGTCTGACTTTGTGTGCAACAATGGCCAGTGCATCCCCAACCGGTGGCAGTGTGACGGCGATCCTGACTGTGAAGACGGCTCTGACGAAAACCCAGAAGAGTGCC ATATGAGAGCATGCCGCAGAAATGAGATGAGCTGTGGCGCCCGTTCCGCTCACTgtatcccagtgtcctggaagtGTGATGGTGAAAATGATTGTGACAGtggcaaagatgaagaaaactgTG GCAATATCACGTGCAGCCCCGATGAGTTCACCTGCTCCAGCGGCCGCTGCATCTCCAGGAATTTCGTCTGCAACGGCCAGGACGACTGCGGCGACGGCAGCGACGAGCTGGACTGTGCGCCCCCAACGTGCCGTACGCACGAGTTCCAGTGCAGCAACTCGTCCTGCATCCCCCTCAGCTGGGTGTGCGACGACGAAGCCGACTGCGCCAACCAGTCGGACGAGTCCCTGGAGCAGTGCGGCCACCAGCCTGTGATGGACACCAAGTGCCCGGCCAGCGAGACCCAGTGCGGCTCCGGGGAGTGCATCCACAAGAAGTGGCGCTGCGACGGAGACCACGACTGCAAAGACGGCAGCGACGAGGTCAACTGTC CTTCAAAAACCTGCCGCCCTGACCAGTTTGGGTGTGAGGACGGCAGCTGCATTCACAGCAGCAGGCGGTGCAATGGTATCCGGGACTGTGTGGACCGCTCGGATGAAGTCAACTGCAAAAACG tCAATCAGTGCTTGGGCCCTGGCAAGTTCAAGTGCAGAAGTGGGGAGTGCATAGATATCGGTAAAGTATGTAACCAGGAGCAGGACTGCAGGGACTGGAGTGACGAGCCCCTGAAAGAATGTC ATGTAAATGAATGCTTGGTTAATAATGGTGGCTGTtctcacatctgcaaagacctagTTATAGGCTACGAATGTGACTGCGCAGCTGGGTTTGAACTGATAGATAAGAAAACCTGTGGAG ATATTGACGAATGCCAAAATCCGGGAATCTGCAGCCAAATTTGTATCAACTTAAAAGGCGGTTACAAGTGTGAATGTAGTCGGGGCTATCAGATGGATCTTGCCACTGGCGTGTGCAAGGCAGTAG GCAAAGAGCCAAGTTTGATCTTCACGAATCGAAGAGACATCCGGAAGATTGACTTGGAGAGGAAGGAATATATCCAACTCGTTGAACAGCTAAGAAATACTGTAGCTCTTGATGCGGACATTGCTGCTCAGAAGCTGTTCTGGGCTGATCTCAGTCAGAAGGCCATCTTTAG TGCCTCAATTGATGACAAGGTTGGTAGACATGTTAAAATTATCGACAATGTCTATAATCCTGCAGCCATTGCTGTTGATTGGGTGTACAAGACCATCTACTGGACTGATGTGGCTTCTAAGACTATTTCAGTAGCTACCCTTGATGGGACCAAGAGGAAGTTCCTGTTCAACTCTGGCTTGCGGGAGCCTGCCTCCATAGCTGTGGACCCCCTGTCTGG CTTTGTGTACTGGTCAGACTGGGGAGAACCAGCTAAAATAGAAAAAGCAGGAATGAATGGATTTGATAGGCAGCCCCTGGTGACAGAGGACATCCAATGGCCTAACGGAATTACACTCG ACCTCATCAAGAGTCGTCTCTACTGGCTTGACTCCAAGTTGCACATGCTGTCCAGTGTAGACCTGAATGGCCAAGATCGCAGGATTGTCCTCAAGTCTCAGGAGTTCCTAGCTCACCCTCTCGCGCTGACCATATTTGAG GATCGCGTCTACTGGATagatggggaaaatgaagcaGTCTACGGTGCCAATAAATTCACTGGGTCAGAGCTGGTCACTCTGGTCAACAACTTGAATGATGCCCAAGACATCATTGTCTATCACGAACTCGTCCAGCCGTCAG GTAAAAACTGGTGCGAAGAAGACATGCCGAACGGAGGCTGTGAATACCTGTGTCTGCCAGCACCACAAATTAATGATCATTCCCCAAAATACAACTGTTCCTGTCCCAATGGGTACAGTCTGGAGGAGAACGGCCGGGAGTGCCACA GTACTGCAACTCCTGTGACTTACAGTGAGACAAAAGGTATCCACGCAACAGAAATTGCACCAACTAGTGGACTAGTTCCTGGAG GGATCAATGTGACCACAGAGGTATCAGAGGCCACTGTTCCCCCCAAGGGCACTTCTGCTGCCTGGGCCATCCTTCCTCTCC
- the VLDLR gene encoding very low-density lipoprotein receptor isoform X2 has translation MGTSARWALWLLLALCWAPRESRATEAGRKAKCEPSQFQCTNGRCIMLLWKCDGEEDCADGSDEKNCVKKTCAESDFVCNNGQCIPNRWQCDGDPDCEDGSDENPEECHMRACRRNEMSCGARSAHCIPVSWKCDGENDCDSGKDEENCGNITCSPDEFTCSSGRCISRNFVCNGQDDCGDGSDELDCAPPTCRTHEFQCSNSSCIPLSWVCDDEADCANQSDESLEQCGHQPVMDTKCPASETQCGSGECIHKKWRCDGDHDCKDGSDEVNCPSKTCRPDQFGCEDGSCIHSSRRCNGIRDCVDRSDEVNCKNVNQCLGPGKFKCRSGECIDIGKVCNQEQDCRDWSDEPLKECHVNECLVNNGGCSHICKDLVIGYECDCAAGFELIDKKTCGDIDECQNPGICSQICINLKGGYKCECSRGYQMDLATGVCKAVGKEPSLIFTNRRDIRKIDLERKEYIQLVEQLRNTVALDADIAAQKLFWADLSQKAIFSASIDDKVGRHVKIIDNVYNPAAIAVDWVYKTIYWTDVASKTISVATLDGTKRKFLFNSGLREPASIAVDPLSGFVYWSDWGEPAKIEKAGMNGFDRQPLVTEDIQWPNGITLDLIKSRLYWLDSKLHMLSSVDLNGQDRRIVLKSQEFLAHPLALTIFEDRVYWIDGENEAVYGANKFTGSELVTLVNNLNDAQDIIVYHELVQPSGKNWCEEDMPNGGCEYLCLPAPQINDHSPKYNCSCPNGYSLEENGRECHRINVTTEVSEATVPPKGTSAAWAILPLLLLAMAAVGCYLMWRNWQHKNMKSMNFDNPVYLKTTEEDLSIDIGRHSASVGHTYPAISVVSTDDDLA, from the exons ATGGGCACGTCCGCGCGCTGGGCGCTCTGGCTGCTGCTCGCGCTGTGCTGGGCGCCCCGGGAAAGCCGCGCCACCGAAGCGG GAAGAAAAGCCAAATGTGAACCCTCCCAATTCCAGTGCACAAACGGCCGCTGTATTATGTTGCTGTGGAAATGCGACGGGGAAGAAGACTGCGCTGACGGCAGTGACGAAAAGAACTGTG TAAAGAAGACGTGCGCCGAGTCTGACTTTGTGTGCAACAATGGCCAGTGCATCCCCAACCGGTGGCAGTGTGACGGCGATCCTGACTGTGAAGACGGCTCTGACGAAAACCCAGAAGAGTGCC ATATGAGAGCATGCCGCAGAAATGAGATGAGCTGTGGCGCCCGTTCCGCTCACTgtatcccagtgtcctggaagtGTGATGGTGAAAATGATTGTGACAGtggcaaagatgaagaaaactgTG GCAATATCACGTGCAGCCCCGATGAGTTCACCTGCTCCAGCGGCCGCTGCATCTCCAGGAATTTCGTCTGCAACGGCCAGGACGACTGCGGCGACGGCAGCGACGAGCTGGACTGTGCGCCCCCAACGTGCCGTACGCACGAGTTCCAGTGCAGCAACTCGTCCTGCATCCCCCTCAGCTGGGTGTGCGACGACGAAGCCGACTGCGCCAACCAGTCGGACGAGTCCCTGGAGCAGTGCGGCCACCAGCCTGTGATGGACACCAAGTGCCCGGCCAGCGAGACCCAGTGCGGCTCCGGGGAGTGCATCCACAAGAAGTGGCGCTGCGACGGAGACCACGACTGCAAAGACGGCAGCGACGAGGTCAACTGTC CTTCAAAAACCTGCCGCCCTGACCAGTTTGGGTGTGAGGACGGCAGCTGCATTCACAGCAGCAGGCGGTGCAATGGTATCCGGGACTGTGTGGACCGCTCGGATGAAGTCAACTGCAAAAACG tCAATCAGTGCTTGGGCCCTGGCAAGTTCAAGTGCAGAAGTGGGGAGTGCATAGATATCGGTAAAGTATGTAACCAGGAGCAGGACTGCAGGGACTGGAGTGACGAGCCCCTGAAAGAATGTC ATGTAAATGAATGCTTGGTTAATAATGGTGGCTGTtctcacatctgcaaagacctagTTATAGGCTACGAATGTGACTGCGCAGCTGGGTTTGAACTGATAGATAAGAAAACCTGTGGAG ATATTGACGAATGCCAAAATCCGGGAATCTGCAGCCAAATTTGTATCAACTTAAAAGGCGGTTACAAGTGTGAATGTAGTCGGGGCTATCAGATGGATCTTGCCACTGGCGTGTGCAAGGCAGTAG GCAAAGAGCCAAGTTTGATCTTCACGAATCGAAGAGACATCCGGAAGATTGACTTGGAGAGGAAGGAATATATCCAACTCGTTGAACAGCTAAGAAATACTGTAGCTCTTGATGCGGACATTGCTGCTCAGAAGCTGTTCTGGGCTGATCTCAGTCAGAAGGCCATCTTTAG TGCCTCAATTGATGACAAGGTTGGTAGACATGTTAAAATTATCGACAATGTCTATAATCCTGCAGCCATTGCTGTTGATTGGGTGTACAAGACCATCTACTGGACTGATGTGGCTTCTAAGACTATTTCAGTAGCTACCCTTGATGGGACCAAGAGGAAGTTCCTGTTCAACTCTGGCTTGCGGGAGCCTGCCTCCATAGCTGTGGACCCCCTGTCTGG CTTTGTGTACTGGTCAGACTGGGGAGAACCAGCTAAAATAGAAAAAGCAGGAATGAATGGATTTGATAGGCAGCCCCTGGTGACAGAGGACATCCAATGGCCTAACGGAATTACACTCG ACCTCATCAAGAGTCGTCTCTACTGGCTTGACTCCAAGTTGCACATGCTGTCCAGTGTAGACCTGAATGGCCAAGATCGCAGGATTGTCCTCAAGTCTCAGGAGTTCCTAGCTCACCCTCTCGCGCTGACCATATTTGAG GATCGCGTCTACTGGATagatggggaaaatgaagcaGTCTACGGTGCCAATAAATTCACTGGGTCAGAGCTGGTCACTCTGGTCAACAACTTGAATGATGCCCAAGACATCATTGTCTATCACGAACTCGTCCAGCCGTCAG GTAAAAACTGGTGCGAAGAAGACATGCCGAACGGAGGCTGTGAATACCTGTGTCTGCCAGCACCACAAATTAATGATCATTCCCCAAAATACAACTGTTCCTGTCCCAATGGGTACAGTCTGGAGGAGAACGGCCGGGAGTGCCACA GGATCAATGTGACCACAGAGGTATCAGAGGCCACTGTTCCCCCCAAGGGCACTTCTGCTGCCTGGGCCATCCTTCCTCTCC